In Sphingomonas sp. LT1P40, the DNA window CGGTTACGGCCATGCGGGACATGCGTTCACCGATCCCGGTGTTAAGGCGGGCACGCGGCCCGGCTTCGGCTATGACGCCAATGCCGATCGGCGCAGCTGGCGGGCGATGACCGATTTTCTGGCGGAATTGTTCGCCTAGCCCGAATTCGGTCTGCCCTTATCGTCATCCCTGGCTTGACCCGGGACCGAGCTTCTTCGCCGTCGTCAGAAGCTGGGTTCCGGGTCACGCCCGGGATGACTGAGGGGGTTGGGCTGTCTTGGCTGGCTCTCGCCTCAGTAGCCGTCGCAACACCCGCCGCAGCAACACCAGCGCCGCGATCGTCGCGGCGAGGATCAGCACCGCGATCACCACCGCCGCGACCGGGTTGGCGAGGGCGAGGAACAACAGCCCGCCGGTCAGGATATCCTCACCGGTCGACACAACCGCGTTGCTGAACGGCTCCGGACTGGCATTGACCACCGCTCGCCCGCTGGCCTTGGCCCCGTGCGTGAGCAGCGCCCCGCCACCGCCCAGTAGCAGCGCGGCGACCTGCCATGCCGGGTCCGACGGATCGACGATGGCGAGCGCAAGCAGCGCGCCGCCGACCGGGCGGATCAGCGTGTGGACGGCGTCCCATGCCGAATCGACCCACATCACCTTGTCCGCGACGAACTCGATCACCGCGCCTGCCCCGGCGATGCCGATCAGCCACGGATTGGCGAGCACGTCGAGCGCCTTCAGTTGCGCCGGCAACTCGACCCAGCCGGTGTACATCGCCAGTCCGACCGCTAACACGCACAGGTAAAGCCGCCAGCCCGCCAGCAGGCTGACGCTGGCGGCGAGGCCGATGATCTCGACGGCGTTCACGCGGCGGCCCGCCCGCCGGTCAGCTGACGGGCTTGGCGGCGGGTTTGCGGGCGGCGGGCTTGCGCGTCGTTGCGCGTGGCTTGACCGGTGCTTTCGGCTTGGCCGCCGCCTTTACCGCAGGCGCCTTGACCACAGCCGCTTTCGCGGGTGCCTTGGGCTTTGCGGCGGCCGCCAGCTTCGTCGCAGCAGGCTTGGCAGCAGCTGACTTCGTCGCGGCGGGTTTCCGTGCAGCCGGCTTGCGCGCCGCCGGTTTCGGCGCGGCGGCGGGCGTTGACGGTGCAGGCGGCGGTGCGGGACTGTCGAACAACCGGCTCGATACCGTCTGCGCTGCCTTGGCTGCGAGCGCGGTCGCCAGGATGGTTGCACTCTTGCTCAGATTACCGGCCGCATCGGAGGGCTTGGGCGCGACGTCGGCCTTGGCATCGCCCTTGCGCATGCTGGAGGCCAGCGCGACCAGCCCGGCGGCGACGATGTCCGAAACCATCGGATGCTTCGCCAGTTCGACGAACTTTTCGACCTGCTTGCGGACTTCCTTGGGGATCTTGATCCCGTCATTCTTCTTGTCCGATTTCGCCGACTTGCTCTTCTTATCTTTGGCCACGGCCCGGTCTCCTGTTGTGTTACCGAAGCGTCACACCAACCGGGCGCTACGTCAATCGGCGAAAACTCTGGCGAAAATGGTGTCGACCTGCTTGAAATGATAGCCGAGGTCGAACTTGTCCTCGATTTCGGCCTCCGACAGCGCTGCGGTGACCTCAGGATCGGCCTTGAGCAATTCGAGCAGCGACAGCTCGCCATCGCTCTCCCACACCTTCATCGCGTTGCGCTGGACTTGGGCGTAGCTATCCTCGCGGCTCACCCCGGCCTGCGTCAGCGCCAGCAACACGCGCTGTGAATGGACCAGCCCGCCCATGCGATCCAGATTCTTCTGCATCCGCACCGGATAAACCAGCAGTTTGTCCATCACCCCGGTCAGCCGCGCGAGCGCAAAGTCGAGCGTGATCGTCGCGTCGGGGCCGATATAGCGTTCGACCGACGAATGGCTGATGTCGCGCTCGTGCCACAAAGCGACATTCTCCATCGCCGGGATTGTCGCCGCGCGAACCATGCGGGCGAGGCCGGTGAGGTTCTCGGTCAGCACCGGATTGCGCTTGTGCGGCATCGCCGACGAGCCCTTTTGCCCCGGCGAGAAATACTCCTCCGCTTCCAGCACTTCGGTACGCTGGAGGTGCCGCACTTCGACCGCGAGCCGCTCGATCGAGCTGGCGACAACCCCCAGCGTGGCGAAGAACATCGCATGGCGATCCCGCGGAATCACTTGAGTCGAAACTGGCTCGATCGCCAGACCCAGCTTCGCCGCGACGTGCGCCTCCACGCGCGGGTCGATATTGGCGAACGTGCCAACCGCGCCGGAAATCGCGCAGGTGGCGATGTCGTCGCGCGCCGCGATCAGCCGCGCCCTGTTGCGTTTGAACTCGGCATAGGCCTCCGCCATTTTCAGGCCGAACGTCACCGGTTCGGCGTGGATCCCGTGGCTGCGGCCGATCGTCGGGGTGAGCTTGTGCTCGAACGCGCGCCGCTTCAGCACCGCCAGCAACTGATCGAGATCGTCAAGCAATATATCGGACGCGCGCACCAGCTGCACCGACAAACAAGTGTCGAGCACGTCGCTCGACGTCATCCCCTGATGCATGAAGCGCGCTTCATCGCCGACTTGCTCCGCGACCCAGGTCAGGAACGCGATCACGTCATGCTTGGTCACCGCCTCGATCGCGTCGATTGCGGCGACGTCGATCACCGGCTTGGTCGCCCACCAGTCCCACAGCGCCTTTGCGGCGGATTGCGGGACCACGCCCAGATCGGCCAGCGCCTGCGTCGCATGCGCCTCGATCTCGAACCAGATGCCGAAACGGGTTTCGGGCGACCAGATCGCGGTCATGGCGGGGCGGGAATAGCGGGGGACCATGGCAAGCCTTTCGTGCGGAGCCGCCCCCTAGCAAAGCCATTCATCCCCGGCAAACCGCCGTGCTTGGAATCTTTTCTAAACGGTTCGTCGCGGATTCAGCACGTCATTGCGACGAGTCGAGTTAAGTTGCCGACAAGTTGAACGAGTGCGTAATTTTATAATGGAACGTGATAAATATGCAACGTGTTATATGGTTGCAGATCAATCGAGCTATCCTATCTGTTAATGCAAGAACAACGGATAGAATAACTTAGGAGACATATCATGTTGAAGAGCATTCTACTTGCCAGCGCTGTGATGATTTCGGCCCCTGCACTTGCGCAGGAGGCGGCACCACAGGAAACAACGCCTCCGGCACAGGAACAGACCGTGCCACCGGCCGCTGAGCCGACTGCGCCTGCCGACGCTCCGGCGCCCGCCGATGAAACCGCAGTCGACAGCACGGCGCAGACTGCACCGGCTCCGGCTGAACCTGCCGCACCCCCGGCTGAACAGCCGGCGCAGACCGCCGAGCAGACCCCGGCTCCCGCCGAGCAGCCAGCGCAGACCGCGCAGCAGCCTGCGCCCGCAGGTCAGCAACCGGCCAATGCGGCTCAGATCGCTCAGGTCGTCGATTCCGGCTTCCCGACTTACGACAAGGATGCCGACGGCAATCTGAAGGCGGAAGAGTTCGGTGCATGGATGGTGGCGCTGCGTTCGGCGAGCGAACCGGCCTTTACCGGTCAGTCGGCTGCCGACAAGGAGTGGATTACCCGCGCCTGGGCCGCTGCCGACAAGGACAAGTCGAACGGCATTAACAAGGACGAGCTTAAGGGCTTCCTTGCCCCCGCTGCCGCTTCCTAACGAGGCCCTCCGAGGCAGGGACCGCATCTCCTGCCTCAGCGGCCGTCGGACCTCGGTCCGGCGGCCGTTCTCTTGTTCAGTTTGCTGAAGCGCGAGTCCAGCTTCTGCCCACCGGCGTCAACAACATCGTCACGGCAACGACCTGAACAATTCCTGCAATTGCGCCAAGCAGGATTACTGGCTCATTCCAACGTTCGATGCCGATCGAAACCGCGCTGAAAACAGCGAACAGGATAAGAATGATGAGGGTCCATTTGGCGGCTTTGCTGCCTGCCCGTGTAACGGCAATGCCTAGCAGCAATACGATCCACGGCACGCCAAACGTAAAGACGGCGGCGAGCATCTTCCCATCCACGTCTACACGCCGGTCGAACAATCCGATCAGGTGAAGCGTCTCGAAAAGTGCGGCTACAGCCAGCAACAGCTCGAATCGAGCCTTGGTCACGAACGATGTCGCCCCCTGGTTGCCTTTCGCCATCGTCACATCAACCCCATCGCGCGCAGGCTGGAATGGCCTTCGGACCCCATGATGATGTGGTCGTGCACGCCGATGCCCAGTCGTTTGCCCGCCTCGACAATGTTGCGCGTCAGTTCGATGTCGGCGCGGCTCGGGCTAGGGTCGCCGCTGGGGTGGTTGTGGACCAGAATGATTGCGGCAGACCCCAGGTCGATTGCGCGGCGGATAACCTCTCGGACATAGACCGGCGCCTCGTCCACCGACCCCTCCTGCATCAATTCGTCGCGGATCAGCATGTTGCGACTGTTCAGATGGAGCACGCGCACCCGCTCGATCGCGTGATGCGCCATGTCGGCACGCAGATAGTCGAGCAACGCCTGCCAGTTTGCCAGCAAGGGCCGCGCGGCGACTTCCCCCCGCAAAAGGCGCAGCGCTGCGGTGTGGACAATTTTGATTGCTGCAACTGAGGTTTCGCCCATCCCGCCGACCCGCGCGATCGCTTCGCCATCGGCGGTCAGCAGGCCGCCCAGCCCGCCAAACTCGCGCAACAACGCCTTCGCCAGTGGCTTGGTATCCCGGCGGGGAATGGCCAGCGCGAGCACATATTCGATCAGCTCATGATCGAGCAGCCCCTCGCCATCGCTCAGCAACCGCTGGCGCAGGCGGGCGCGGTGGCCACTATTGTCGGTGTCGGCTTCCCCCATGGCCCCAAACCTAACCCGGTGTTCCGCGACAGGGAAGGGCGCAGCAATGTTGCGCTGCGGTTGACTCGGGGACACCCCCTTTCTAAAGCGCGCGTGCCTTGGCGGGCTCGCCGCTCGGCACATGCGTTTCGCCGGGCGTCACAGGCGCTGGAGAGACGAAATGGCCGAGAACGAGCCCGGACTGGACCCCCTCAAGGAGGATGCCCGCATCACCTCGCTCAACGAGCGGCTGGCGCAGGCGAAATCCGAAGAGGCGATCCGCAGGGGTGAGGGGCGCGACAAGGGCGATGCGGATTACCGCCTCGGCAGCCGCGTTCTGACCCAGCTGGTCGGTGGTTTGGTGGGTGGCGCCGTGGTCGGGTGGACGCTCGATCATTTTCTCGGCACTTCCCCGTGGTTCCTGCTCGGGATGCTGTTCCTCGGAATCGCATCGGCGTTCAGGAATATCATCAGGATTTCAAACCAGCGCTCGAAGTGATTTTCGGGCGCTTCGGTTAATTCTAGTCGGTTAAAGTGGGACGCAAGCGTGGCTGAGGAATCTGGCAAGATCGACCCGATGCACCAGTTCGAGGTGCAGGTTGTTGGTGGCCCGTGGGAGATTTTGGGCCAGCCGATCGCACTGACGAATTCGGCGGTGTGGATGCTGCTGACCGTCGCGGTGCTTTGGGTGTTCATGGCCGGTGGGATGAAGCAGGCGGTCGTCCCCGGCCGCTGGCAGATGCTGGTCGAGAATTTCACGGGCTTCATCGCCAAGCTGGTGGACGAGAATATCGGCAAGGGCGGGCGCAAATACCTGCCCTATATCTTCTCGCTGTTCATGTTCATCCTGTTCGCCAATTTGCTCGGCCTGCTGCCGATTGGCCTGTTCGGGCTGCACCCGTTTACCTTCACCAGCCATTTCACCGTCACCGGCGTGCTGGCGATCCTGTCCTTCTCGATCGTGCTGATCGTCGGTTTCTGGAAGCACGGGTTCAAGTTCTTCAGCCTGTTCGTGCCGGCGGGAACGCCGCTGCCGATGGTGCTCATCATCTTCCCGATCGAGCTGGTCTCGTTCCTGTTTCGCCCGTTTTCGCTGGGTCTGCGACTGTTCGTTGCGATGATCGCCGGGCATATCCTTTTGAAGGTGCTGGCCGGTTTCGTCATCAACGCCGCGAACGCCAGCCCCGTATGGGGCGGCGTGGTCGGCATTCCCAGCTTCGCGCTGATGATCGGCGTGTCCGCACTCGAAGTGCTGGTCGCCGGTATTCAGGCCTATGTCTTTGCACTGCTCACGTCGCTGTACATCCACGACGCCGAGCATCTGCACTGAGTTTCCCATTTACCGACCAACCCAACCACCAACGATATCTGAAGCAGGAGTTTTGAAATGGAACCGACCGTCATGATCAGCCCGGATGCGGCGAAGCTCATCGGCGCCGGCCTGGCCGCCATCGGCGCGGGCATGGCCGCAATCGGCGTGGGCAACGTCTTTGGCTCGTTCCTCGAAGGCGCGCTGCGCAATCCGGGTGCGGCCGATGGCCAGCAGGGCCGTCTGTTCATCGGCTTCGCGGCTGCCGAGCTTCTCGGCCTGCTCGCGTTCGTCGTGGCGATGATCCTGATCTTCGTCGCGTAATTTCTCCGGTTTCGGGCCGGGCCAAGCTTGCGGACTGGCTCCGGCCCGTATTCGGCTAGGAAAACAATGCCACAAATCGCGCAACTCACGCAGGACTCCTGGTACGTCGGTTCACAGCTATTGTGGCTGTTGCTGACGTTCGGTGCCGTCTATTTCTTCATCGGCCGGGGCATGGCGCCCAAGGTCCAGGCAAATGTCGATCAACGCGACAAGACCGTCGCCGACGATCTGGCCGCTGCCGAAGCCGCGCGTGTCGCAGCCGACGCCGCCGAAGAGACTTGGCGGGCGCATGAAAATGCGGCGCGTGAGGCGGCGCAGAAAAAGCTCGCCGAAGCGCGTGGCAAAGCCGCCGTGGCGACCGAAAAGCAGCTGGCCACGGCCGGCAGCGCGATCGACGCCAAGGTGGCCGAGGCCGAGGCGCGGATTGCGTCTG includes these proteins:
- a CDS encoding F0F1 ATP synthase subunit B family protein, which codes for MPQIAQLTQDSWYVGSQLLWLLLTFGAVYFFIGRGMAPKVQANVDQRDKTVADDLAAAEAARVAADAAEETWRAHENAAREAAQKKLAEARGKAAVATEKQLATAGSAIDAKVAEAEARIASATGAAQAEIEAVAAEAAQDIVTRISGVKVTAAEAQTAVKAAING
- a CDS encoding DUF4126 domain-containing protein — its product is MNAVEIIGLAASVSLLAGWRLYLCVLAVGLAMYTGWVELPAQLKALDVLANPWLIGIAGAGAVIEFVADKVMWVDSAWDAVHTLIRPVGGALLALAIVDPSDPAWQVAALLLGGGGALLTHGAKASGRAVVNASPEPFSNAVVSTGEDILTGGLLFLALANPVAAVVIAVLILAATIAALVLLRRVLRRLLRREPAKTAQPPQSSRA
- a CDS encoding AtpZ/AtpI family protein; translated protein: MAENEPGLDPLKEDARITSLNERLAQAKSEEAIRRGEGRDKGDADYRLGSRVLTQLVGGLVGGAVVGWTLDHFLGTSPWFLLGMLFLGIASAFRNIIRISNQRSK
- a CDS encoding F0F1 ATP synthase subunit C, with protein sequence MSPDAAKLIGAGLAAIGAGMAAIGVGNVFGSFLEGALRNPGAADGQQGRLFIGFAAAELLGLLAFVVAMILIFVA
- the purB gene encoding adenylosuccinate lyase codes for the protein MVPRYSRPAMTAIWSPETRFGIWFEIEAHATQALADLGVVPQSAAKALWDWWATKPVIDVAAIDAIEAVTKHDVIAFLTWVAEQVGDEARFMHQGMTSSDVLDTCLSVQLVRASDILLDDLDQLLAVLKRRAFEHKLTPTIGRSHGIHAEPVTFGLKMAEAYAEFKRNRARLIAARDDIATCAISGAVGTFANIDPRVEAHVAAKLGLAIEPVSTQVIPRDRHAMFFATLGVVASSIERLAVEVRHLQRTEVLEAEEYFSPGQKGSSAMPHKRNPVLTENLTGLARMVRAATIPAMENVALWHERDISHSSVERYIGPDATITLDFALARLTGVMDKLLVYPVRMQKNLDRMGGLVHSQRVLLALTQAGVSREDSYAQVQRNAMKVWESDGELSLLELLKADPEVTAALSEAEIEDKFDLGYHFKQVDTIFARVFAD
- a CDS encoding calcium-binding protein — protein: MLKSILLASAVMISAPALAQEAAPQETTPPAQEQTVPPAAEPTAPADAPAPADETAVDSTAQTAPAPAEPAAPPAEQPAQTAEQTPAPAEQPAQTAQQPAPAGQQPANAAQIAQVVDSGFPTYDKDADGNLKAEEFGAWMVALRSASEPAFTGQSAADKEWITRAWAAADKDKSNGINKDELKGFLAPAAAS
- a CDS encoding F0F1 ATP synthase subunit A, encoding MAEESGKIDPMHQFEVQVVGGPWEILGQPIALTNSAVWMLLTVAVLWVFMAGGMKQAVVPGRWQMLVENFTGFIAKLVDENIGKGGRKYLPYIFSLFMFILFANLLGLLPIGLFGLHPFTFTSHFTVTGVLAILSFSIVLIVGFWKHGFKFFSLFVPAGTPLPMVLIIFPIELVSFLFRPFSLGLRLFVAMIAGHILLKVLAGFVINAANASPVWGGVVGIPSFALMIGVSALEVLVAGIQAYVFALLTSLYIHDAEHLH
- the radC gene encoding RadC family protein; the protein is MGEADTDNSGHRARLRQRLLSDGEGLLDHELIEYVLALAIPRRDTKPLAKALLREFGGLGGLLTADGEAIARVGGMGETSVAAIKIVHTAALRLLRGEVAARPLLANWQALLDYLRADMAHHAIERVRVLHLNSRNMLIRDELMQEGSVDEAPVYVREVIRRAIDLGSAAIILVHNHPSGDPSPSRADIELTRNIVEAGKRLGIGVHDHIIMGSEGHSSLRAMGLM